The Desertifilum tharense IPPAS B-1220 DNA segment ATTAATGCTTTGCAGCAAGCACAATTAAACTTTGAAATTGCAACACATCAATTTCTTTGGATTCAAATCCAAGCGGTTCAAGAACAATTAGAGTTAGATTCTTTAGAACTTTTAGAAAAACTACAAAACCATTACATACAGTTTCCCGAACAGAACAGTAAAATCTCTCATCTATTTTATTTAGATGAAAAGACAAAACTCGATATTCATCGCACTCCACTGGCTGTACAAGCTTCTGTTGCCTGTATGGAACGCGTTATGTGTGAGAAAGTCTCGCGTTACGCGCTTTTAAGGTGGCAAAAAACCGATCGCAAACTCGATCCAGAAGGTTGGAAATATTACGGAGAAGAGTTAACTCGCGCCAAACAGCGCATTGCTGAATTAGATAAAATGCGTCATACCAAATTCGCAGATTTAGTCCAATTACCTTGGATTGGATAATTCAGAAAATTGTTTGCGATCGCACTCAGAAATTAATTGCTATTGTTTTAGAAAACTAGCTTGATAAAGCCTCTATGATTTGCTCTGGAGTCCAAGGTGTTAAACCAATTATTCCTTGAAAATCGCTAATATTATAAGTTGCAAAATAATTAATATCTGCCTCTGAAATCAAAACAGCTAACCTAATATCAAAAATTCTTGCTGAAATAAAATTTCCCTGAACGGCTATTTGTAATCTTTTCTCCACAGTAGAACGAACGGGATAAACAATTTCAAAAACGCTTTCCAAATAAGTTTTTTTAATTAAATTTTCACCTTGAGATGAAGTTAAAGCTTGACCTTTCATCGCTGTGGGATTAGTTAGAATCCTGTATAGCTCAATTAGATTTTGCTCTGCAAGTACACCTTGAATTTTACATTCAACAGCCATTTTGAGAAGTTCTGCTGAGTGAAGGTGATATTTAGCAGATCGATCGTGAGCATAAACTAAGACATTGGTATCGAAAAATACCCTAATCTGACTCATAAACCTTTTCTCTTTTAAGAGATTCATCGTTTATTTGCAGATCGAAGGTAGGGAAGGGATATTTTTGATGAGGAATAACAGAGACAGAGATTTCCACTTCATCCCCATCCTTAATATTGTCTGGTAAAGGTTGGGTAAGAATAATACTTTGTCCTTGAATGTAACCTTTCATGATTTCGGGTTTTTCTCCTGTAATCGTTTAGGATAGCAGGCGCGATCGCCTAAATATATTGTATTTCCAGATAACATTGATTTCGCAGAAGATGAAAAGCAATGCGTGAAAGAGTCAAAAGTGAGAACGGGAAAGGACTCGCTGCGCGGTTAAAGGTTCCGAAAAAATTTACCTACCTTATTTCGCGCAGCGATAATGGATTTTGAGAGCGGATTAATCGCAATATAAAGTATCGCGAGTATTTCTCCCCGTCACTGGGTTGGTGCCTGTGGCTAAGTCGCACAATACTGCGTGTGCATCTTCGCGCAACAGCACATCGGTAAAATCTGCACCATCAATGGTGGCACCGTCAAAGGTAGCATTAAATGCGTAAGCGCCTTCTAACAAAGCATTGGTTAAATTTGCTCTATTAAAGCGTGCGGTATCTAAGGTAGCATTTCTGAGATCGGCTCCTTCAAGATTAGCGTAAACCAAACTTGCGCCAAACAAACTCACCCCGCGTAGATCGGAGTGAGAAAAGTCGCTTCCCCGGAGATTTGCTTTAGTAAAACTGGCTTTGGTTAAATCTTGGTTGGAGAAATCTTCGTTAACTAGCGCCTGCTTATTGAATGTTAAGTCTCTAGCATAGGCAGGGGGGACATTAACCGCGATCGCCACGATCGAGAAAAGCGCGATCGCCATCAAGCAGACGAAGGCAGATAAGCGTT contains these protein-coding regions:
- a CDS encoding PIN domain-containing protein, whose product is MSQIRVFFDTNVLVYAHDRSAKYHLHSAELLKMAVECKIQGVLAEQNLIELYRILTNPTAMKGQALTSSQGENLIKKTYLESVFEIVYPVRSTVEKRLQIAVQGNFISARIFDIRLAVLISEADINYFATYNISDFQGIIGLTPWTPEQIIEALSS
- a CDS encoding pentapeptide repeat-containing protein, producing MSRQQFSKRLSAFVCLMAIALFSIVAIAVNVPPAYARDLTFNKQALVNEDFSNQDLTKASFTKANLRGSDFSHSDLRGVSLFGASLVYANLEGADLRNATLDTARFNRANLTNALLEGAYAFNATFDGATIDGADFTDVLLREDAHAVLCDLATGTNPVTGRNTRDTLYCD